AGTTGCTTGTCTGGATTCTGAATTCAGGAGAACAGAAAAGGAAGTTCCAACTTAAgtgaaatagttttaattaaacatttaaatttagtgatttttaattttgtttagatTCATCATCACCATTATGTAAATCTTCCTACCTTTAGAGGATTCTTACTACATATACAATAAGATACATACGGGTACGTTGCTGTGTGACTgaccatataaaaataggttcGCCtccataaaacataaatttcacTTACTGGTTTTTGACGCTTCAAGAAAGCGCCTATATTCTTGAATTTCCTCCCTCGTTCGCACGACAGGGGGAGACGCTGTAGCCACTGCTAGAAGGAACAATATCACGCCAGCCCACcacattgttataatataatgtaatctaattaCACTCACTTTTATATCAATCAAGTATTATCAATGATTAACAATACTCAAGATAAAGAATAGACGATCTTAAGAAAGGTTGATCTACTTGATCATTGCTAACTTTGTGATGTGAGTTTGCTAACTAGAGTAACCTTGGCCTGCTCTATAAACACTTGAACTGTTTGGATCAGAGCTTTCGGCTTCAGTATTTCCGTATTACGTTAAAAACTGCCcataaatcaaataatgtaatgttattTTCAAAGACGGTAGTAGttagttaataaattcaaattctcTTCTCGTTCAAATGTAACTCTTTAAATATCTTACGCTTTCTACTCACTGACGCTTGGATGAGGTTGCCACGAGGCTTCAAATTACGTTGTGGTTTATGACattttcctttaaataattttaatgtaaagggAGGGCAAAAGTTGCTGAATTTCTGGCTCGTTCATCTCAGAACAAGGCCTCATGCTAGTTTTGCAAACGGATGGGGTAGTCTTAGTCTTTTGTGAATTTTGTAAACGTtgttgacattcataagcatgCGCTAATACGCATCTAAACttaataaacgtattttgattttataaaaaataaagtgacCGTAAAGGAAAAAAGAGTAGGTTGGTAACTGTCTACAAAAAGAAAGGAGAagccataaaatatataacttgtaCCAATTTTTGTTAGAGAATACTAAGAGAATCTGGTtggtttcaaaataaattatttattgaaaacctcgactgaaaaatattgttcattTTATTTGGGGCCAAGCCTCCACTTCTTTGCTGTCCCATGGCCTCCAGACCTCTAAATCCGGCCCtggtttctttaaattttaccagggaacgtaataatttaatagctttaattataaaaataaaaaataaaaaaaatatctgaaattatttatttaatatagatttatgCCAATTCTTCTTGGGCTACCTCTTCTTGGACCTTATCATCCTGTTGTGGTGGAGCCATTAGATGTTTAGTCCTCTCAACTTCCTCTTTCATATGATCTACATACTCTGCGCTCCAAGCTCCAGGACAGTTGTAGTGTCTGGACAGTCTCACCCAGTCATAATGGGTCACGAACTCCATCTGGCCCATGACGCCGTTGTGTTGCTGAAATGACAGATCATTACATATCAATACATCAATCATTCAAGTCAGATCAATACAtaaaggtaaaataatatatttaaaccgaCTTTTTGATATACGAAGGATGGATGGAAGGATGATATATAAAGGAATACGTACcatgcaatatttttattttatttgtttttttatcgatgtttttatgtacatattaattCAGATACAAAGAAGATAATGATTATTGATTCAATTAACAGTAAATGAAAACGGATGTCaccataatataataaataatattaaggaatttgaaaaaaatattaacagtgTTAACTTGAAAAATGCtatcttatatttaatgataatattaaattatttaaatagggCCATCTATGTTTACCGTAGCTAACTTAACACCTGTCATGTTGACTAATACTAAATTCATTATTGAAATCTATTACGAGTTACATACTAAAGGCACACAACGTAATAAAACAAAGCTTAAACTTACTATAAACAAGACAACAAGATATACgactattaataattaaatgttgtcTAACggctattatataatttgcgTTTGTTTGCAAGTGCACAAGCTGTGAAACTATTCACATTAAATCAGACAAAAAGTTAAGTTCAGGTTCAGAAGACTCAACTTACCCTTGTTGCAGTTATAGTCGGTTGATGGTTGATGCTGAATGCATGGGAGCTGTAATGCATACTGCTCATGTGCTCGTATGGGAGACCAAGGTTCGACACCAAGTTCTGGTCGTACCTCTCGAAATTGTGTTCCATACCTAAACACATTTAACCTTCTTTAATTGCTACCTTGTTCAGtgttaaatcatttataaacatagttcattttttactaaagatatatttatatagattctGGCCTAGTACAAATTACTACGTATCGACGTCTACAATCTACATCTCCTTTATTCTCTTTTATTAAGGAGAATTCAATCCTAATTTAATCCCTTttacttgaaaataatactttaaatactttaaactaGCTGCTACGAATTAGGATCCTCGAACCGATTTATTCTGGAAATTTCCTGCCAGATCacatattaaatgaaataaataagtagatattTTGGACCGACTCCGACTAGTTACAAACTATACAAAAACCACTTACCGCGCTGCATATTCTGCCAATGAATTGCTACATAATTGTATCTGTTGTAGGTGGATTGCATGTGGAAGAAGCCTAAGGTGTGAAGGAATTCGTGGATAATGACGACAATATGAAGACAGCCGGTTCCAGGATTAGAACGCGCCAGGTTCAAAGTATGGATGCCTCTGTCATGCCACCAACCGACGCTGGCATAGCACCCGTTATTGTCGCCCTGTGAGATTAAACTGtacttgtaaatattttaaaataaataacgcaGTGGTGCTACGGTCTGTTTCGATCTCTGTTTCTGTTTCaggattatttgtcaatctaataagcaagtatgTGATTAGGttcctgtgtctgacacacgccgtggACTTTTTCGAGCCGGTtacgatatatataaatatcgttATAAAAGTAGTTTGGATGATTTGTATCACCCATTTTTTACTTTGCTTACCGTAATAAGAACGTAGTTTCTGTCATTTGAATTCCTTCTGCGGAATCTTACACAGCCAGAATAGTGCTCGATGTGACCGATAGCCCAGACGATGTAGTCTCTTTGTTGTTGGTCTGAATAGAGAATATTAATAtgcatattattttgataagaGTTTCACTTCACATGTTTAGATGTTCAATGTTATCTTGTTTAATAATGATGTTGAAAAATCAACCAACGGCTACTTACTAAAGTGTCCAGGAGCAAAGTCATATACCAAAGTGTTCTGGGGCCACTTGGTATTAGGGTGGATGTAGGCAGCTTTTCCCTGTGCGAAAGAGTCGACCAGCTCATCAATCTGCCGGTCATCTAGCAAGATGTCCCCCTCGAATTTTCCACTCTTCTCCCAGATGTTGCCAAATGGGTTAAGCTTGCTCGATGTTGCTCGGTAGGCATTTCCTGTAATTTGTCATGGTAATATTCTAATGGATATCGGTCCAACTTGTGCCTGTAGGCGAatgccttttaaaattatatttttgaaactttgATCGTTTTCATTCTACAATAATGTTAACTACCATGTTTGGTCTTCTGAAGAAACTCTCTATATTCCTCCACTTCTGCCTTGGTCCTCCTAGGAGAGGGCCCAGAAACGACAGCCCCCACTAGCAAATACAGAACAGCAAACCGAAGCATCATTGCTCAAACTAATCTCATGAAGTTTCCGGCACATATTTATAGTTTGCTGATTGCGATCACAGATAATGTCCCTCAAATAATCACCTAATtatgtagatatatatatattaaataggtATTTTGAAGGGGTCATCAATATTAGTATCACAATTAATGTAACCGTGTAAAACTCCAGACTCTTTCCGCGATAAATAGCTTTTGTTTTCATGGACTGCAATGAAAAATACACTTgtttgtggactcagtttccgcacttagactctcaaTATTGTTCGCAAAGTCCTGtctaactaagccagcctaactccttccaaaagCAGAAAAATACACTTGATTACTATACATATTTTGAACATTATTGAGCCCAAGACATAGAagaaagcgcaaattcggccccacatggaatactgttctcacctctgggcgggagctccatTACCAgctccacttgaccgtattcaacgaagagcgaatcgaatcgtcgacgatcaatcactttccgtacggcttgatcccttggcgtcgCGTAaagatgttgggtctctctgcatgttctaccgcatttaccatggggagtgttcagaagagttgttcggtgtaatacccgcagctgagtttcattatcggacgtcaaggcaaaatacaaattaccatccgtatcacctcgacgtccgtcgttccacaactgagcgttttctaagactctttttgccgcgcaccgccactatgtggaaccatcAGCCTACTGAAgtacatattttcatttcaaCTTAAGGtccatcaagaaaagagcgtaccaattcttgaaaggccggcaacgcacttgcgagccttctggcaatgtgagtccgtccatgggcggcggtatcacttttcatcaggtgagcctcctgcccgtttgcctcctattatagaaaaataatgcaTTATGAGCCTTCTTTTAAAAAGTGCGAATAGTGCTGCTGCGCTGTGGTTTTTCTTTCATCTCGGAAAACAAGATAGTCAGAGGCGTTAGAAAAACATctgataataaaatctattaggATTGTACACATCTCTACTTGTGTTTgtaacatatatgtatatgactctttattgattattatagtAGAGAATTATGTTATTTGCTTACATTGTTTTGTGTAAGATGATTTTACAAATATCACTGCTGCCATCTACAATTTGCTAGACAGGTAAAACTGAGGTTTGTAGTCGCCTAACCCTTCgccttaaattatttgtcgtaacacaaatgtaaaataatagaaatggtTATAGACTACATTACCAAagagatttaaatatactatagaGAACAGAGCCGCTATTCCACACAATTACTTTCTCGAAAGGCCCTTTCAGCAATGCAAGCCTTCTGGCGGTGAGACTGGCGGTGGGCTTGTTATTGTTAGGTGAGCAATAGAATAACACCAAGatctaaaaaacattttctaaaacaattaattcgATTATTGTATTAGTTTTCTGTATTACAACTGTTGATAAGATCtacgttattttgttttataataattctatgaacgccatacatacattttatagttaattctcgataaaaatacgtaattaattaattagtccTTTAAATAGTACGGTTTTTCGGTGTCTTAGTAGCGAAAGTCTAAATAAGTTATAATGTAACACCCAAGTTTTTTATGCCATCCCCAAGGAGTAGTGCGACCTTTATGTTGGGCACACGTGATGACTTCTACGATGAACATGGCTTTAATAACAGTGGgatatttatgtgttttttttattaactaacgaaaataattagattaaattattaaaaaaaattaaaatattattgtatcagCACATGATCAGCGTTTAACTATTTGGACAGTTAAAACAATGACCAACCTTGGTAATTTGTATATCTAATCGTTTCATGAAATCGTAAAATTTAGTTACCCACGTTATTCACAGTCAGAGCCGCTTTGTTTTGGTAATGTACTATAAACATGAGTCTTAAAGGCAGACACGAGATacctgtttttattttaatttttaagggGGTTTCAATTGACAACGCAGCTACCACGGTGGCAGACATGGTCCTTAATATTCCATATCTTATAATAATCGCTATTAAAAAGTTCGCCAGCTCCTATCTTCTGGGAACATCACTAGGCAAAgactaacatttttttaatgtacgaCCAACGGTTTCTATTTATTGATTacatatagatttatataagctaatgagtttaatttaataacataatatttatctaatctTATCTATCTATCAGTGAAggtaattcattaaaaataccgATAAATAACGTGGTCGACGTAAGTTCGTTCGACGAGTGAAGCTTTACCGAGACTTTGTACCAAAAGGATTTCTCGTCCAATACGTTTTATATATACCACGAAGACATCAAATCGCAATCGATTAGAGGCTATACATTTCTTGCGCGGGCTGATGAGACCACTCTGGTCCGTccgttgttattattttaacatgttCCTTGGACGAATTGGGACATTGGTTCGCAAATTGGTTACTGAATGAACCGTTCAAAAATTGCGCGCTGTATGGCTTGGATACTTTACCTTTATTTCGACGTATATGAAATCGAAGACGATCGGCTGCACGAAAAAATGACTGTTGTCACGTTCTGCATGAGCCGAGCTTGCAAGCGAGAGCGCGGAACAAGCGATCGGTTTAAGCGTTTGGCTTGTGACGCATTTCTCTCTCTTCCACTCTAGGGGCCGATGCGTCCGAGTAAAAGAGAGACAGCGCAACGTACAACCTATACGTGAACTGTTTTGTCAACTGTTTATAAGGTGAAGTGAGTTCCATTGTTTAGTATAACTCAATTGCAGCAAAAAAGGTAATTAATCttgcattttaagaatttaat
This is a stretch of genomic DNA from Pieris brassicae chromosome 1, ilPieBrab1.1, whole genome shotgun sequence. It encodes these proteins:
- the LOC123709837 gene encoding zinc metalloproteinase nas-4-like; this translates as MMLRFAVLYLLVGAVVSGPSPRRTKAEVEEYREFLQKTKHGNAYRATSSKLNPFGNIWEKSGKFEGDILLDDRQIDELVDSFAQGKAAYIHPNTKWPQNTLVYDFAPGHFNQQQRDYIVWAIGHIEHYSGCVRFRRRNSNDRNYVLITGDNNGCYASVGWWHDRGIHTLNLARSNPGTGCLHIVVIIHEFLHTLGFFHMQSTYNRYNYVAIHWQNMQRGMEHNFERYDQNLVSNLGLPYEHMSSMHYSSHAFSINHQPTITATRQHNGVMGQMEFVTHYDWVRLSRHYNCPGAWSAEYVDHMKEEVERTKHLMAPPQQDDKVQEEVAQEELA